In Paralcaligenes sp. KSB-10, the following are encoded in one genomic region:
- a CDS encoding diguanylate cyclase, with the protein MKYFFSVFVVLIGLFSVSPAAAGDLIVSSAILEDSGGNLTIADIVGRKFIPFNRKVSKGYTDSVHWVRLRVRAPAQGSEVVLHIGSSFLDDVRLYEASDSNPLEWVTRVTGDKYAYNQRDRVAIALGFVVNVTAPEQTFYLRIQTTSESLLNIEALEPHEALRKEQKSGFLRDIFMGLMLWALVWAIDHYIVDRQPTVGLFGLYQAVYILYGLSITGYFAPFVPDGSPQMADWLTNILTCGVPFMFILFSRALFRLYVPAPMLMRGLNLFLLIFPVQLAAMATGHTLAAIGISALLSLAAVWYCVIVAFSARKEQAPSLRFLRATYIVLALFATDSILASFGWWATWEVSSSEEWELITQGVVSSVLICSMLYMRLRQLRRDAQESAVALVLSQKTLELERAYKEEAEIHARTDYLTGVFNRRYFVELVGRELARALRSKEPLSLLMIDIDHFKAVNDMWGHSGGDTVLRKVAQVIRGVLREVDVFGRIGGEEFAAVLIGADIEHALEIAQRLRTEVADAVIALAQGGQVRVTVSLGLTELMGRDIDLDGLLHEADEALYKAKRSGRNCVVVADEGVGT; encoded by the coding sequence ATGAAATATTTTTTTAGTGTTTTTGTTGTCCTTATAGGATTATTTTCTGTTTCACCGGCCGCGGCGGGCGATTTGATCGTCTCAAGCGCCATACTGGAAGATAGTGGCGGGAACCTGACGATCGCCGATATCGTGGGGCGCAAATTCATTCCATTCAATCGCAAGGTGTCCAAGGGCTATACGGATTCCGTGCATTGGGTGCGCTTGCGGGTCCGTGCGCCCGCCCAAGGCAGCGAGGTGGTGCTGCATATCGGTTCGAGCTTTCTGGACGACGTTCGCCTTTATGAGGCCAGCGACAGCAATCCCCTGGAGTGGGTCACCCGAGTGACGGGCGATAAATACGCCTATAACCAGCGCGATCGCGTAGCCATTGCCCTGGGTTTTGTGGTGAATGTCACGGCTCCTGAACAAACCTTCTATCTTCGAATACAAACTACCAGCGAATCTTTGTTGAACATAGAAGCTCTTGAACCGCACGAGGCCTTGCGCAAAGAGCAGAAGTCCGGTTTCCTGCGAGATATTTTCATGGGGCTCATGCTGTGGGCTTTGGTATGGGCGATTGACCATTACATTGTGGATCGTCAGCCGACCGTAGGCCTGTTTGGCTTGTATCAGGCCGTTTATATTCTTTATGGATTGAGTATTACCGGGTATTTCGCGCCTTTTGTCCCCGACGGTTCTCCGCAAATGGCCGACTGGCTGACCAATATTCTGACCTGCGGCGTGCCATTCATGTTTATCCTGTTCAGCCGAGCGCTGTTCAGGCTTTATGTGCCGGCACCGATGCTGATGCGGGGCCTCAATCTGTTCCTGCTGATTTTCCCTGTTCAGCTCGCCGCGATGGCCACGGGCCATACCTTGGCGGCGATCGGCATCAGTGCCCTGTTGTCCCTGGCAGCTGTCTGGTATTGCGTTATCGTCGCCTTTTCCGCCCGAAAAGAACAGGCTCCGAGCCTGCGATTCTTGCGGGCCACGTATATCGTGCTTGCTCTTTTCGCAACAGATTCGATTCTTGCCAGTTTCGGATGGTGGGCCACCTGGGAGGTAAGTTCCAGCGAAGAATGGGAACTCATCACGCAGGGCGTTGTAAGCAGTGTCCTGATCTGTTCGATGCTGTATATGCGCTTGCGCCAGCTGCGGCGCGATGCGCAAGAATCCGCGGTAGCCTTGGTTTTGTCGCAGAAAACCCTTGAACTCGAACGCGCGTACAAAGAAGAGGCCGAGATTCACGCCCGTACGGATTATCTGACAGGGGTGTTCAACCGGCGCTACTTTGTCGAGCTTGTCGGCCGCGAACTTGCGCGTGCCTTACGCAGCAAAGAACCCTTGTCATTGCTGATGATAGATATCGATCATTTCAAAGCGGTCAACGACATGTGGGGCCACAGCGGCGGCGACACGGTCCTTCGGAAAGTGGCGCAGGTGATTCGAGGTGTGTTGCGTGAAGTGGATGTATTCGGCCGCATAGGTGGAGAAGAGTTTGCGGCGGTACTGATAGGCGCCGATATTGAACACGCGCTGGAGATAGCGCAGCGGCTTCGGACGGAAGTCGCCGATGCCGTGATCGCCCTGGCGCAAGGCGGGCAGGTGCGGGTTACGGTGTCGTTGGGACTGACGGAATTGATGGGTCGGGATATTGATCTGGATGGCTTGCTGCATGAAGCCGACGAGGCGCTTTACAAGGCAAAGCGATCGGGACGCAATTGCGTTGTGGTGGCCGACGAAGGGGTTGGCACCTGA
- a CDS encoding diguanylate cyclase, translating to MLDTSHNNADFGLYRRMLAENNLILTNIAQGAPLAQTLADIATSIEIQNPEIWAVIFLLDESGKHLRLAAAPSLHPDCSCAIDGIGVETGTWPQCAASDTLVDTATEDLEASQFWRRFSGVVQEHGLYACVAVPIRSMHKGILGIVAACLQQPDRGGDKHRQALADVTALATIAIERHIDQTEIRRAENAALERETRIALAIEGSGTGVWDRNVATGEIHYSTGWKAILGYTDSEIGNRIEESYTRVHPDDLAYVKATIQAHFDRKTDSYSVEHRIRCKDGSYKWISSRGKVVSRDAEGNPLRMIGTTTDITAMRALSERLQQSVDLITSLTNEVPGLVFQYCQMPDGAAFFSYASEGIRDIYEIAPEQVATDVSVMREIIHPDDYQNYSASIAASAASLMPWHLEYRVILPTQGLRWRQGDARPRRLPDGRTLWHGFISDVTERKRIETELQEFATIDFLTQLPNRRCFMARMEEELARIQRSNGMSAAVLMCDLDYFKAINDGYGHAIGDQVLKHFATILREALRKNDTVGRVGGEEFAVILADTGFAEAALFARRVQKQIADAPFVGGGEIIPVTVSIGISAMKPSDANVAASLSRSDTALYRAKGSGRNCVEIAFD from the coding sequence ATGTTGGACACTTCTCACAACAATGCGGATTTCGGCCTGTATAGAAGAATGCTGGCGGAAAATAATCTGATATTGACCAATATCGCGCAGGGTGCGCCTCTGGCCCAGACGCTGGCTGATATTGCAACGAGCATCGAGATCCAGAATCCGGAAATTTGGGCCGTCATTTTCCTGCTGGACGAAAGCGGCAAGCACCTGCGCCTTGCTGCCGCGCCCAGCCTGCATCCGGACTGCAGCTGTGCAATCGATGGTATCGGCGTCGAAACCGGAACCTGGCCGCAGTGTGCAGCGAGCGATACCCTTGTCGATACCGCCACCGAGGATCTCGAGGCCAGCCAATTCTGGCGCCGTTTTTCCGGCGTGGTCCAGGAGCATGGCTTGTATGCTTGCGTGGCAGTCCCGATCCGCTCCATGCACAAAGGCATACTTGGAATTGTGGCCGCTTGCCTGCAACAACCTGATCGGGGCGGCGACAAGCATAGGCAAGCCCTGGCCGATGTTACGGCCCTGGCCACCATAGCGATTGAGCGTCATATCGATCAAACGGAGATACGCAGGGCGGAAAATGCTGCCCTGGAGAGGGAAACGCGAATAGCGCTGGCCATCGAAGGGAGCGGAACGGGCGTCTGGGATCGAAATGTCGCAACAGGCGAGATTCACTATTCGACAGGCTGGAAGGCGATCCTAGGCTACACCGATTCGGAAATTGGTAATCGCATCGAGGAAAGCTATACCCGCGTGCATCCCGACGACCTGGCGTATGTCAAGGCGACGATACAGGCGCATTTCGATCGAAAGACGGATAGCTATTCGGTGGAGCACAGAATCCGCTGTAAGGATGGCAGCTACAAATGGATATCGAGCCGGGGCAAGGTCGTTAGCCGCGATGCCGAGGGCAATCCGCTGCGCATGATAGGCACGACTACCGATATAACGGCTATGCGGGCCTTGTCCGAGCGCCTGCAGCAAAGCGTGGATTTGATCACCAGCCTGACGAACGAAGTTCCGGGCCTGGTATTCCAGTATTGCCAGATGCCGGACGGCGCCGCGTTTTTCTCTTATGCAAGCGAAGGGATCAGGGATATCTACGAGATCGCGCCAGAGCAGGTTGCCACCGATGTCTCGGTCATGCGTGAGATCATTCATCCCGACGATTATCAGAATTACAGCGCTTCGATCGCCGCCTCGGCCGCCAGCCTGATGCCTTGGCACCTCGAGTACCGTGTCATATTGCCCACGCAAGGCCTGCGCTGGCGGCAAGGAGACGCGCGCCCCCGTCGCCTGCCGGACGGCCGCACATTGTGGCATGGCTTTATCAGCGATGTGACCGAGCGCAAACGCATAGAGACTGAATTGCAGGAATTCGCCACCATTGATTTTCTGACGCAGTTGCCGAATCGGCGATGTTTCATGGCGCGCATGGAAGAAGAGCTGGCGCGGATTCAGCGCAGCAATGGCATGAGTGCCGCTGTTCTGATGTGCGATCTTGATTATTTCAAGGCGATCAACGACGGCTACGGCCATGCCATAGGCGATCAGGTGCTGAAGCACTTCGCCACAATCCTGCGCGAGGCGCTGCGCAAGAACGATACGGTGGGCCGCGTAGGCGGCGAGGAGTTTGCTGTTATCCTGGCCGACACGGGGTTCGCAGAGGCGGCTCTTTTTGCCAGGCGGGTGCAGAAGCAAATAGCCGACGCGCCTTTCGTCGGGGGCGGTGAAATAATCCCGGTGACGGTAAGTATCGGTATTTCCGCGATGAAGCCAAGCGATGCGAACGTCGCTGCCTCGCTTTCCCGTAGCGATACGGCACTCTATCGCGCTAAAGGCAGCGGTCGCAACTGTGTTGAAATTGCGTTCGACTAG
- a CDS encoding aldo/keto reductase, translated as MEYIKLGNTGVDISRICLGCMTYGVPERGNHPWTLPEDASRELIRHALDAGINFFDTANSYSDGTSEEIVGRALREFAPRDQLVVATKVFFPTRKGPNGMGLSRKAIMQSIDASLTRLGMDYVDLYQIHRWDYRTPIEETLEALHDVVKAGKVRYIGASSMFAWQFAKALHTSEQHGWTRFATMQDHYNLLYREEEREMHPLCADQKIGVLPWSPLARGRLTRDWNESTERTKTDDYGASLYGSTADSDRAVIERVAQVAKSRGVPRAQVALAWMLSKSVISAPIVGASKASHIDDAVAALSLVLTDEEITQLEAPYVPHAVAGFK; from the coding sequence ATGGAATATATCAAGCTCGGCAATACCGGCGTGGATATCTCGCGTATCTGCCTTGGCTGCATGACCTATGGCGTCCCCGAGCGCGGCAACCATCCCTGGACGTTGCCCGAAGATGCGAGCCGCGAGCTCATCCGGCACGCCCTTGACGCGGGTATTAATTTCTTCGATACGGCCAACAGCTACTCCGATGGCACAAGCGAGGAAATCGTCGGGCGCGCGCTGCGTGAGTTCGCGCCTCGCGATCAACTGGTTGTCGCCACCAAGGTGTTCTTCCCGACGCGAAAGGGCCCAAACGGCATGGGTCTGTCCAGGAAAGCCATCATGCAATCGATCGATGCGAGCCTGACCCGGCTTGGCATGGATTACGTCGATCTGTATCAGATTCACCGTTGGGACTATCGCACTCCGATTGAAGAAACCCTGGAGGCGCTGCACGATGTGGTGAAAGCGGGCAAGGTGCGCTATATCGGCGCGTCGTCGATGTTCGCCTGGCAATTCGCAAAGGCGTTGCATACCTCGGAGCAGCACGGCTGGACTCGCTTCGCAACGATGCAGGATCACTACAACCTGCTTTACCGCGAGGAAGAGCGTGAAATGCATCCGCTCTGCGCGGATCAGAAGATCGGCGTGCTGCCGTGGAGTCCGCTTGCCCGCGGACGCCTGACGCGCGACTGGAACGAATCCACCGAACGCACCAAGACCGATGACTATGGCGCATCCTTATATGGGTCGACGGCCGATTCCGATCGCGCCGTAATAGAACGTGTTGCGCAAGTCGCGAAGAGCCGCGGCGTACCCCGCGCGCAAGTCGCCCTCGCCTGGATGTTGAGCAAATCGGTCATTAGCGCGCCGATTGTCGGCGCATCGAAGGCGAGCCACATAGACGATGCCGTTGCCGCGCTGTCCCTGGTCCTCACGGATGAGGAAATCACACAACTGGAAGCGCCTTACGTGCCCCACGCCGTGGCTGGTTTTAAATAA
- a CDS encoding GNAT family N-acetyltransferase — protein MEPLVGQRICLRPLLASDAAALVAAASDGKLWNLPFTVVPSSKTVDNYIRIALEGQAAGTVMPFAIEIREANRVIGSTRFWKIDRQNRKLEIGSTWLSASWQRTYVNTETKFIMLRYAFETLACLRVQFTTDEINQKSRRAILRLGAKQEGTIRKERIMPDGRQRNSVRFSIIDEEWPDVCRNLEKKLFGSP, from the coding sequence ATGGAACCACTCGTAGGTCAAAGAATATGCCTGCGCCCGCTTCTCGCTTCCGACGCAGCGGCCCTCGTTGCGGCGGCCTCCGATGGAAAGCTCTGGAACTTGCCGTTCACAGTCGTGCCGTCGTCCAAAACCGTCGATAACTACATCCGTATCGCGCTGGAAGGCCAGGCGGCAGGAACGGTCATGCCCTTTGCCATCGAGATCCGGGAAGCCAATCGGGTAATAGGCTCCACCCGCTTCTGGAAGATCGACCGTCAAAACCGGAAACTGGAAATCGGCAGCACCTGGCTATCCGCTTCGTGGCAGAGGACATATGTCAATACCGAAACCAAATTCATCATGCTGCGCTACGCGTTTGAAACGCTCGCTTGCCTGCGGGTGCAATTCACCACCGATGAAATCAACCAAAAATCCCGCAGAGCCATTCTTAGGCTCGGGGCAAAACAGGAGGGCACCATTCGCAAAGAACGCATCATGCCCGACGGTCGACAGAGAAATTCCGTACGCTTTAGCATCATCGATGAAGAATGGCCCGATGTTTGCAGAAACCTGGAGAAAAAGCTCTTTGGCAGCCCCTGA
- a CDS encoding GNAT family N-acetyltransferase — MMEIREANTPEEIRAAAVLFEEYAASLDIDLAFQDFAAEVALLPGAYAPPSGALLLAWDGDITLGCVALRPFEPPAIAELKRLYVRPAGRGRAVGSRLSQAAIARAKQLGYERVRLDTLPSMLAAQRLYGSLGFHEIAPYRFNPVEGTRYMELLLQELQPPQ; from the coding sequence ATGATGGAAATACGCGAGGCAAACACCCCGGAGGAAATACGAGCGGCCGCGGTGCTGTTCGAGGAATACGCGGCATCGCTCGATATCGACCTGGCGTTCCAGGATTTTGCCGCCGAAGTCGCCCTGCTCCCCGGCGCTTATGCGCCGCCTTCCGGTGCCTTGCTTCTGGCCTGGGACGGCGACATAACGCTTGGATGCGTCGCGCTTCGACCGTTCGAACCGCCAGCCATTGCCGAACTTAAACGCCTTTACGTCCGGCCCGCCGGCCGAGGCCGGGCGGTCGGGAGCCGCCTTTCCCAGGCGGCCATAGCACGGGCGAAGCAACTCGGTTATGAGCGTGTCAGGCTCGATACCCTGCCATCCATGCTCGCGGCGCAGCGCCTCTACGGCTCTCTCGGTTTTCATGAAATCGCCCCGTACCGCTTCAACCCGGTGGAGGGCACACGCTATATGGAACTGCTGCTTCAAGAGCTCCAGCCGCCGCAATAA